In a genomic window of Phacochoerus africanus isolate WHEZ1 chromosome 6, ROS_Pafr_v1, whole genome shotgun sequence:
- the LOC125128853 gene encoding olfactory receptor 10J1-like, with protein sequence MNIGNHTVVSEFVLQGFSSFHEHKLTLFVVFLTLYLFTLAGNVIIVTIISIDRHLHTPMYFFLAVLSTSETVYTLVVVPRMLSSLVGLSQPISLVGCATQMFFFITLAINNCFLLTAMGYDRYVAICNPLRYTVIMNKRVCAQLGWGACSIGLLVATIQISSVFRLPFCDREVAHYFCDIRPVMKLSCVDTTVHDIINVIVSSLVIVVPMGLVFISYVLIISTILKIASAEGRKKAFATCASHLTVVVVHYGCASIAYLKPKSENTQDQDQLISVTYTVFTPLLNPVVYTLRNKEVKDALLRAIGKKPLG encoded by the coding sequence ATGAACATAGGGAACCACACAGTGGTGAGTGAATTTGTGCTCCAGGGTTTTTCCAGCTTTCATGAACACAAGCTCACCCTCTTTGTGGTATTTCTGACCTTGTACCTTTTCACCTTGGCTGGCAATGTCATCATTGTGACAATTATCAGCATCGATCGCCACCTTCACACCCCTATGTACTTCTTTCTTGCCGTGCTTTCCACTTCAGAGACTGTGTACACCTTGGTCGTTGTACCTCGGATGCTCTCCAGCCTCGTCGGCCTGAGCCAGCCCATCTCCTTGGTTGGCTGTGCCACCCAGATGTTCTTTTTTATCACTCTGGCCATTAACAACTGCTTTCTGCTCACAGCAATGGGGtatgatcgctatgtggccatctgcaaccccTTGAGGTACACGGTCATCATGAACAAGAGGGTCTGTgcccagctggggtggggggcctgcAGCATTGGCCTGCTTGTGGCCACAATTCAGATTTCCTCTGTGTTCAGGCTGCCCTTCTGTGATAGAGAGGTGGCCCATTATTTCTGTGACATCCGCCCAGTTATGAAACTCTCCTGCGTGGACACTACTGTACATGACATAATTAATGTCATTGTCAGCTCCCTCGTTATTGTGGTGCCCATGGGTCTGGTCTTCATCTCCTATGTCCTCATTATCTCCACCATCCTCAAGATCGCCTCTGCCGAGGGCCGGAAGAAAGCTTTTGCAACTTGTGCCTCCCACCTCACTGTGGTCGTTGTCCACTACGGCTGTGCCTCCATTGCCTACCTCAAACCCAAGTCAGAGAACACCCAGGATCAGGACCAGCTGATCTCAGTGACCTACACTGTGTTCACTCCTCTCCTTAATCCAGTGGTGTACACGCTAAGGAACAAAGAGGTCAAGGATGCCCTTCTCCGTGCTATTGGCAAAAAACCTCTTGGCTAG